AGTGATTGGAATTCATAGCAGCTCCGACaaaatttatattaaaatatgaaaagaCAAAAATTTCAAATAAAATCTTTCTATGAGATAATTCATTTCATCCTTCAGGTTAAAGGTCACATATATACATTCAAAAGCTATACACTCAATTTAAAGGGCAAATAGAGAAATTCTCCTACTGTACCTTCAGAACCATATTCTCattcataggaggcagtattatagcagttatattctctcccattagggggcagtattaaagtagttatattcttatacatacgAACGGTGTTATAGTAGATATGTtcatgtacatagggggcagtattattttaatttatatttttgtctagagggggcagtattatagtagttagtacTGCTAAAGAAGTCAATTCGTCAGGAAGCTGAAGAGGACCTAGCAGCAAGTGTTCGacttccctgcagcaccaccactgaATTTAATGGGCTGCACAGGTCAAGCACTGACAGAGCTAGAAACAGAGTTTAGTAGGTCAGGGTCCTAAACATGGGACCCAGCTttattaaagagcctctgtcagcttgatcaaccctattaaaccagccaAATTGACTggtaggattgatcctgctgagtaaaaaaaaaacatatttctttTCTATAAAGGATTAATAGTTGCCaagatatattattttttatttatttatgtaaatgacctagttggagcaccagggggcTGGCCATAGCACTAGAAGCACCGCTAGTGCAAGTCCCCTGTTCTCTCGGTACTTCCCCCTTCTCTTTGAGTGAACAGAGCATTGGCGTTACTGCGAGAACATAGGGCTAGATGAGACGTGTTCTCGCAGCAGCACCACGGCTCAGATGCTGCTTCCTGACTTTGGAAATCAGCAGAAGATTCATTGTATACGCACCAAGACCGCTCAGTGACTTGGCGCCTGCGCAGCGGATCTGATGAGTGCTGCTTTTCGAGCTGTTTAGAACCACTGTGCAGGCAGCCAAGTCACTGAGCCCAGTCACTGCTGCAAGAGCATAGGGCTAGATGAGATGTCCAGCCCTGTCACTCAAAGGGGAGGAGAGAGTACAGAAAGCACAGGGTGCGTTGGGCTAGCGGTGCTCCTAGCGCTATGGCCAGCCCCCTAGTGCTCCAACTAGGtaatttacataaatataaaaattaatataTCTTGTCCATGATTAACCCTTTTTAGAGAAGAAAGATATTGttttactcagcatgatcaaccctaccaggtgatatgtctggtttaatagggtttgaTCAGAAGTCAGTAATCGAGTATTTAAAAAAGTGTCACCTTGAAGGGTTTTACGATTGCCCCTAAAAAATTGCTATTAACTATCTAGGGGCGACAACTTGGCTCTTATATTTTGCCCGGGTTACGGGATATCCTCCATCATTTACACAATGAGCTACCATGATACAGCTCTGCGACAACCTTATCATATATCTGTGCGTTCTCTATATTTGCACATTCTCTAGATTCTCTAATCCTAACCCATTGATGGTGTCGGCCctgatgtctggttgtgacaatggaaaaataaacctgATCCATACCACGGACACATAAGTCACTTTTGGTCCTCAGTTAAATATAAGTCAGTTAGTTTGTGTCCATGCCACTAGTTTAAAGTTTGGTAAACTTGTTATTCAGTGCCTCATTTTCTGAATTCAGGCCATTGGCAATCACCTTCACTTGCGGAGTTTCTGCATAGGTGGGATCAATGTGGACTTCAACATCGGTATTTATGTCATTATTTCTGTACCACACTTGAGAGGACTTGCCTTTCTTCAACGCTTTGCCGTTCATCTCAGTAAATGGAATCAGCTCCTGGCTGCAGCAGAGGTTCTCGTTGCATCTCTTGGATATGCATGGTGCATTACAGGCCAAAGAGAAGTCCTTTTCATTTGTAAACTCAGCTTGAAGCGTGACCGCGTGGACGCCTTGTGCGTGGAAGATTTTACGGATGGCACGACTAGCTGAAGTGTAGTCTTCAAGGGTCTGAAATTTCACGTGGAGCGTTGCAATGTTCTTTCCGCTGGCTAACTCCCAAATGTGGATTTCATGGATACTTTGCACCCCTGCCACTGTGGCAACTTTTTGACCTGGAGAAAAGAACCACAATGAAATCTTCCCGAAATAGACATTGAAATCACCCCTAAATCTATTTTATACATTATGGATAAATGTATACTTGGTCCTTCCATCAAACAAGAGTTCCCTAATATATACCCTGACCCCAAAAAAGTACACGCTCGAACAAACATATATGTAGAACTCGATGGGGAGGGAGAAGTTTACTGGTGATGGACTGCAGATCAGTAGCTGGTTTAAACGCAGTTCTCCTTTAAATTGTGCTCAGAATCACTGGACTATCTGTGCCTGAACATTGTGTAATTTTTACTTCTAAATTCTGTGATGGGAAACTTCCAAGTGAATCACCTGTTTTAGATGCTCTGGGATTATTAATCATTGAGAAAGGAACGACAATGAAatctccccaaaatagaaattgAAATGTCCCCTAGATCTATTTTAAACATTATGAATAAATGTATACTTGGTCCGCCCATCAAACAAGAGTTCTCCTATACATACCCTGACCCCGAAGAAGCACATGCTTGGACAATCTTATATGTATACCTTAATAGAGAGGAAGTAGACGAAAGGTGGTAGACTGCAGAAGATCAGTAGCTGGTTTGAGCGCAGGTCCCTTTTAAATTGTGCTCAGAATCACTGAACTACCTGTGCCTGAGCATTGTGTACGTTTTAGCTTCTAGGTTATGTGATGGAAAACTTCTGAGTGAAGATGTTTGGGGATTATTGATCATGGAGAAGAGAACCACAATGAAATCACCCAAAATAGAAATTGAAATCGCCCCTAAATCTATCTTATACAATAAGGATAAATGTATACTTGATCTGCCCATCAAACAAGAATTCCCTAATACATACCCTAACCTTGAAAAAGTATATGATCATACAATCTTATATGTATAACTCAATGGGGAGGAAGAAAACTGAAGACAGTGGACTGCAGAAGATCAGTAGCTGGTTTGAGCACAGTTCCCCTTTATGGTTCAATCTGTTTATTGGGCAGTTAATAATGGCAAAATGACAGTACAACACAACCCAATATATCTTCGTAGTACAGGCAAATCGAATGAGCACAGTTCCCCTTTAAATTGTGCTCAGAATCACTGAACTACCTGTGCCTGAGCATTGTGTACTTTTTAACTTCTAATTTATGTGATGGGAAACTCCTGAGTGAACCACCCATTTTCGATGCTCAGGGATTATTGATCATCATTATTAAACCTTATATAAACAGCTAAATCTTCTACTCTGATCCTGGTGGTTCATGATCTGCTGAGGAGATTATATGGTTGCAGATTATATCCATTTACTGGAATGATAGAGCTGTTTGTTTGTGTCTTTACCCTCAGCGGGCAATGCTCTATGGTCCTTTGTCTTCTTACAAGGAAAAAGTTTCCTGGTTCTTATATTTGTCCTGTTATCTATTTGACCCAATTCCAGAGGATCCTGTTTTAATCTCTCTCAGAGAGTACAAGTAGTGACTTGTTCTTTTTATGTTACTGTTTATTAGTTGTATGTAAATAATAGATGTGATACCTGAATTGGTATACAGAACAATGCAATATACATGTAGGAAACAGAAGGAGCAGTTGCTGGGCCTGGTCAGAGACAGCAACCTTGACTAGCCACAAAAGTGAGGGTtgcatggcaggagggggttgcgaagaagttgctgttCAAATATTTTCTGTGGCACCCAATCATTTCTTGTTATGCCACTGAGCATGCTGAAATACAAAATGCCTGATACTTATTTTTCCCGGTTGATGGTCAATTGGGAggcaatcaggggcgtagctatagggggtgcagaggtagcagtcgctaccaggcacAGGGGCCCGAGCTTCATaaaaagacaccggtattatagaaagtgcacacTGGGAGGGCTCggttatagattttgcactggggcccagaatcttcaagttacacctctgggaggggttaggtcaagaatttggcatgggtgagagccgtttcaatttttgcctcaggcagcacgaaggctatgtgttcccctgccccttgccacaaagcactgagggaagggacgctcaagctgaactcttgcaccagggcccatgaacctttagctacgcccctcgAGGCAACATACACTTCAGATACTGATAGGAACCAGgatgtgtatgggcagctttagGGAGGGAAGAGTGTGGTTAGTTGTTGCTGATTGGTGCCAGCGATCATATTGCTGGGACTTCTGCTGGTGGAGGGGAGAAAAAGCTGCCTCAGTCACAGCTGGAATACAGAGCTGCTTCAGTGTTGCTGCAGTAACCACATATTGCTGACCATTGGTTTAGaccacatgcacacgactgtatgttttGCACGCGAATCCAAAAAACACAGATCCCGGCCATGTAGAATAGGATGTGTTCTAGCTCTTTTGCGGGTGCCAAAAAACTGATGAAAACAGCACAAGGAGCTCTGTCCGCATCttgtgcggccccattgaaatgaatggttccgcatccgtttCCCAAAAATGTAGATTGGATGCAGACTGAATATACGGTCGTTTGAATAAGGGCCTTATAGTGTTTATGGCTCAGTAATTGGACGAAGGTATTTTTTGCATGTCGAGAAAGAAGTTGGGACTAGTGGATACCTGGTAAATATCAGAGAGGGGAGCGGTGGAGGATTGCTGAGAGTGAGTAtggcttcttttattttttatatcccaCTCTGAGTCCTTTCACAATAATTGTTGCtcgtggacaaaccctttaaaagggttttccaagatttgtttatctgatcggcaggggtccaacactcgggacctccgccgatcagcagttttgagaaggcagcatggcctaggaacagctgatcggcaagggtcccaggtgtcggacccccccaccctccagaggataggtcatcagtagtaagttcttggagaacccctttaagtaaagtaGCAATCAGTCAGCCATAATCAGCCAATGGGGAAAATACAATATGACCAATAACCTTTTTGAATTATGTAAAATTTTAAAACAATGAAAAATGTTACAAGTCGTCCAATATAGACAGCTTTCATTTGCAGATCTgtagtttgtggaccgcaaaatgctTATGGTTGTAGTGCGTGTAGCTACAAAGTGAAAGGATACGATTCTCCCAGCAGTCACCAGTAACTGAGTGGAGGTTTTTACCCTTTTGCATATTCTTAGAACTGCTTCTATGGCAGACCACGGCCTGTTCCTTTAATAAAGAGATACGTTTTTGCTTACCAATTTCTCCAACACTGATGCCTTTGGGGACCATCTGGAGCAGAATGGTGGCTGTCTCTTTGATAAGCGGGTAGGCAGAAAATAAAATGATGGCCACCATCACAATTGTCAGGCTGGGATCAATGTAACACTGCCAGTTGCATGGCGCATCACTGGGTAGAGGTTTTACGTAAAATATGACGGCTGCCACCACGACAACTACAGACCCCAGAGCGTCACCCATCACATGGAGCAGGACCCCTGAAGAGACAGGAAATCAATGTCAATCAATGTACATATATTACCAATAGGACAAATTGTATTCTAGGCTTAATGGGGTATTCTTATATTGACTTGATGCCATATCCACAGAATGTGccaaaatgtctgataggtgcaggtaccAACTGTGGTCCATGTCTCAAAGCTGTTGTGAATGGAGACGTAGCCAACTGGCCACGCCAGATAAAAGGGCATCTACCTGTTAAGCACTGAGATGATTAGATTACAAAtagttatttattatttatgATATATTCATTTATTATATAATTTTACATACTTTTTAATATTAAGTGAAACCACCTTTCTAATGCAATATACCCTTCACAACCCCTCACCTTTATGATAGATGATAGCTAGATACCgtagttaaaaataaatagatcgataaatagatagatagatagatatctaaTCTGTAGGACATTCTGTGAACAAAATTCTCCAAATTCCTCCTGTTCAGGCTTCAGTTTAAACCCATGGCAATTACATCTCCATGCTTGAGAAGTCTTAGGCGCACCTGCTTCTAGTGTGAGACATCTCCAGGTGACATTTCAGCTGTAAACCTGCTCTACCAGATTGTACCTAGATAAAGTTCCTGTAATCATGGAAACTTTCTAACAGAAAAACATCTTGGAGGCAGGGCTGCTGCGGGGATATGGGAACAGCTAGAAATATAAGTCACTGTAATGGATCTAAAAGATTGGTGGTCACCTTCTTTAATAAGTGGCCACGGTGGGGGCCATGGTGGCCCAAGAATctgcttctaggggagaatacGGCGCCTCATGGAGGCACCATATGGCAGTATACATGGTACCTACAGATCCACCATAGTATATAACTTTTTTACTCTTTCCTTATGTTTTTCATTTAGGTGATAAAGATGTCAAAAATATGAGAGGTTCTCCACTGAAATTAAagggataagtatctgattggtaggggtacAACCAATGGAATCCCTGCTGATCACACTAATGGGGGGCATGTGTTCCAGTATGAACGGATCAGCCAGGTCGAGGATGCAGTTCTGAAACTCCATTCATttcctatgggactgccggagacaGCCAGCGCTTTGCTATCTCCAGCATttccatagagaattaatggagGGTAAATGATCAACCTGCCGGTTCATTCATATGGGGGCACAGGACTTTTTAACTAAAAACTTTGAGAAGAACTAGACTGCTTGCTAAGCAGTTAAGTACATTTGGGCCACAGGTCGACAACAGGAGGTGATGATGCTGGATCTCCATGTACTCAGTGAGATCTGGTGGTGTCAATATTCAGCAGAAGGGCCAAATATGATTGACACCAGACTGTTCAGGATAAGGAAGATGATGATCTGGAACCAGAACTGGATCATAGATCTCTTGGTTTCATATTTTACCTTGGAGGCACAAATAATGGCTGACTATAGACTGAATGTGTTCCTCCTACCACTAGGCTCCTAGTGGTCCAACCCATTTTCAATGTAGTTTCAGATGCACATAATAGGCATGTCCATCAAAATGCAGGATACTCCAAAGTAACCGTCAGGTTATACCATAGCTGGAACAAGTCCTACTGAGGATGTGAGGAGGACTACCAGACACAGAGCCCAAGTTTTCTTACCTCTAATGTTGAGGGCAGCCGCGCTCTTTTCACCCTTAGCCTTTTCTTCTTCTAGGTCAGATTCTTGATCATCTATGTAGTCACCTAGAGCCAAAGAAGAAACGCTGTGTTGTGTATAAGTTCTACAAACAGAAGAAACACCAGTTTTTCAAAAAATCAGCCTCGGTGAAGACATAATCATACATTCTCCAGCATTATCAGACTCAGGCTCGTCAGAAGAATTCAGGACATTCATAATTTCACTGCGACCTAAAATATATAGTGCAATGCCCAAATAGCTTCTGGTAGGTTTGCACTTACATCTAAGCATTTTGCCTCTGTAAGGAGGGGACTTCCACTAGACAATGTTTCATGGAATCGTGTTTCACACTCCAGAGGAAGACAAGATTCAATGTAACTTTTGTATTTTCCTAATTTAAATCTCTGTTCGTGGTgtccttaggagtccagtgggaggtCCTGAACAGTAATTGACAAAGATCATTAATTAggactatcctctggataggtcatcagtatctgatcggtggcagTCTGACACCTAGgactccccaccgatcagctgttttagaaggcactggtgctcacagtagcaccgCGGCCTACTCTCGACTCACCAAGCactgcaccatacattgtatagcaactGTACTTGGtatcacattcacttcaatggggttgaactgtgcctaggccatgggaccgatgaacgtgacgtcatctggcctaggctaagctgcaaGGCCGTGCATTCTATAACAGATGACCAGCGGggctccagaggataggtcagcagtatAAAAGTCTCAAAAAATCCCTTtcttagaataggccatcaatatctgatcatttgATGTCTGACACGTTACACTCCCACTGATCAACTGTTCTGCAGTAGTCCTAATTACAGAAAGAAGGTGGaaaaactacacagctccatccattgtgtagtggatggagatggttactgcagcactgctctcaTTGAAGTGGATGGAAGACATAAATGTGATGGACCAACAGGAATGCacaatctctttaaaggggttgtccaggattatacTCATATTCTTCCAAAAACAACAATATATAGGTTGTGTGAGGTATTCCAGCTCAGTTCCACTGAAGTTAacaaggctgagctgcaataccacatgccACCTGTGTAGAAGCATagtactgtttttggaagaaagtagccatgtttttttgttgtttttttatcctGGACAACCCATATAAATAATCCCCTTCTTTAGACTAATGAGTGTGGTTCCTGAAGTAGACCTTGGGACCAAAGCTGGCACCCCACTGTGTTTGGTTACATAGATAAGTGGGTGTTACTGAGAAGCAACCAAGAAATATGTAAGAAATATAGAAAAAGTCCTGAAGTTATGTGCCCACTCTGTCCCACCTATGGTTGGTAAAAATTAACTTCCCCTTTAAATTCTAAAACATGACTTTTTTA
The genomic region above belongs to Bufo gargarizans isolate SCDJY-AF-19 chromosome 4, ASM1485885v1, whole genome shotgun sequence and contains:
- the SLC30A10 gene encoding zinc transporter 10, which gives rise to MGRYTGKTCRLIFMLVITAIFFVAELVCGYIGNSIALISDSFNMLSDLISLCVGITASRVSRRTSRGPQATYGYTRAEVVGALCNAVFLTALCFTILVDSILRLAKAEKIDDPELVLIVGALGLGVNIVGLLVFQDYSSCIRFLCGRKDRQKPEEPEETSNDHLNVTPYQAAGSESLDNNLAGDYIDDQESDLEEEKAKGEKSAAALNIRGVLLHVMGDALGSVVVVVAAVIFYVKPLPSDAPCNWQCYIDPSLTIVMVAIILFSAYPLIKETATILLQMVPKGISVGEIGQKVATVAGVQSIHEIHIWELASGKNIATLHVKFQTLEDYTSASRAIRKIFHAQGVHAVTLQAEFTNEKDFSLACNAPCISKRCNENLCCSQELIPFTEMNGKALKKGKSSQVWYRNNDINTDVEVHIDPTYAETPQVKVIANGLNSENEALNNKFTKL